The Polyodon spathula isolate WHYD16114869_AA chromosome 15, ASM1765450v1, whole genome shotgun sequence genome segment CGGGAAGGCATCCATTTTCCATTCATCTGCCATccatttaaacactttaaaatccTTAATAAAAGTGATGTTGTCTCCATCAAACGTAGCTGTGTTTTCTCTCACGTGCCATCATGTTTACTGCTGTGAGTCTTTGTTATTATGCGTGTCTGTTGTAGGTTACGCGTCATAGTCGAATATGTTGTTTACATGGCTTTATATTTCACTAATATTCCGCATACTAGTGGAATATGCCACCTCCAATATTGCGAATATGCAGCGGTGGAATATTCCTCTTCATATTccgaatatgctgtttacatgacAGAATATATATTCTGAATACAAGAGGAATATTACGAGCCATGTAAAAACAGTGATATTGGACCTTTTTGACCAACATATCTGTATgcattcttttttgtaatttgttttttgtttgtttagattaACAGTATTATTTAATTGACTGTGTCCTTTTAAACAAAGCGATCGTCTGCAACATTCGAAAtgctcattttgttgttgtttgttcgGTCAGCCTTACGTTAAGGAATATTttcttaactgcatttaaaatacaaagtaaTGGACGAATAGAGCTGTGTTGAAGGTGAATGGCCTGTAACTGTGTAGACTACACCaaaaccccccttttttttgtgGTAGAAAGGGGACGTTAGAATAAGAGAACTACGCTAAAATTAGGTACTTCTGCAGTGTTACATTTCTGTCGAACCAAGAGCACATTATAAACAaaatttatgtttgtattattataagaCTTTAATCATattggaaagaaaaaacaaaccgtAGTACTTCAATTGTAAGACCGTGCAGAGGAAGAGAAGACAGGTGCAGGAGCTCACGGAAATGAAGAaggttgcaaaacaaagaaacaaactgcTAAAATCATTCACAGATATTCAAAGAATCATTGAAGAAATCATTTCTTTggaaagttttttatttatttattttatttgctgtatcCAAACAGAGAGCCAGGTCTGCTATAAACTTATTGAGAGCATAAGAACCTTGAGGTATTTTGTGAGGAACCAGGTGTCCATGGATTTAAATCTGTAAACAACACttgcaccgtgtgtgtgtgtgtgtgtgtgtgtgtgtgtgtgtgtgtgtgtgtatattatatatatatatatatatatatatatatatatatatatatatatatatatattatatatatatgtatatatatatactccattatacatacacatatatatatatctatatctggaATCTTCATTCTACATTTTTTTCCTTCCTGCAGTCAGAATGAATCTGCTCTTTTTAATACAAGGCAAAATATCGTACCAAAAGAATCTGAAAAGAAACTTGAATGCAAATGTAGGGGAAAAGGTATATACTGCTTTATAGATTATACTTCTATAGTACATAAATTTGACTACTCCTGAATGATTAATGAAGTGgttgtgttttcttatttctctCAATCAGGTTACAGATAGAAGAGTCATCAAAGCCTGTCCGTCTGTCACAGCAGTTGGAGAAGGCAGTAACAACCAACTATAAACCAGTGGCAAATCACATTTATAATGTAAGAGCAAAATACTACTGTGCCATTGAAGCAGTAACATGTTTGAGATATCTTTCATCATGCTGTAGGAGGAGgaatattaaaacagtaaatcaaTGCAGACATTCTAATTGATTTTCTACAATATTTAGTATCTAGTGGTAGATGTGTATCCTGTATCTGTAGATGGCATATATTCTGCAAGTGACTGCTGTATTGCAGCAGCAGTGTGATCTAGCTGCTTTCATGTGGTGTTTTCCTGCAGGTGGAAtatgacaaaaagaaaaaggaggaggggAAACGTGCCCGGGCTGATAAACAGCAAGTGCTCGACATGCTCTTCTCAGCCTTCGAGAAGCACCAGTATTACAATATCAAGGATCTGGTGGACATCACCAAACAGCCTGTGGTGAGTATTGCCTGCTCGAAGATTAAACAATGCAACAAGATtgctaaacaattaaatctggcccgatgtccccccccccccccccccccccccacaacatgTTCTGTAGTGTTTTATTGAACAAATAAGCATGTATTCAGGTCTTCTAGTAATTCATGTATTCTTTTTACCTGTGGAATGGCTGTCTGCTTGTAGTCTGGGTTCTTGTTTTGTCAGTATTTGTATACTGTTTAGCTTGGACCTGTGCTGAAGGCTGTTATAGCCCATCTGCTGCTGCCCCCTATTGGTGTAGCTTTGAAAGACAGATTTTTACTTTTCCTATAGGCCTGCATGTAAGAATTATATATAACCAGTGCTCCAGGTAATGTTTTGGGTCGTTTGAGTAATTTACTCTGCAGTTTAAACACtgtgtaaattgtattttgtgtgagtaaaatgcaacattaccttgaagtcacaaGAACttccagtatatacagtacatactgtaatgctaacttatggggttTGCATtaagtacagtattgtattttaaccaatgttaatttgaactactgtacaaaaacttggttttatttagttagttaatTAATATTATAGTCCGCGAAGTTGATACTCTGTGTAGTTAGCTACTGCGTTCACTGAGTCTTCTCCCACtagtactgtttttgttttctgtaaatcttcctttctcaGTCTCTTGGGCTCTCCCTATCTAAGTCAACAGACACGCTCcctaaaaattaaacaaacaaaaaaagtcatgaaatattttaattactgtattgaTACTGCAGTAATGCAAATAAACAATATTGTGTTCCATATTGATTGCCTTGCTAGAGCAATATAAagcatattgtgtttattatatagatttactttCCATAAATTCAGTTGGTAGATGTGTAAATCGGTAGGTAAGGTTGAGGTGGACTGACTGCACGAGAAATCGTGAAGATCAAGAATCCAGTTATGTATGCGCCCGTCACAAACATGCACTGCAAGTGAATAAAGCGTTTTTCAATTCAGTACGCAGCTTATCTAGACTGCGTGTATCTGTACAAAACTCTTACCACATCAAACTTTGTCTGGGAACACTCAGGAAGCCCTGCATTAGCTTTTGCTCTCCTTTCTTTTGGAAAATTATTTAATACCTGCCTGAATTTCTTTAATTCTAGACTTACTTGAAGGAGATATTGCGAGACATTGGGGTCTACAATGTTAAAGGAACCCACAAGAACACTTGGGAGCTGAGGCCTGAATACAGGCATTACCAGGGAGAAGAAAAGAGTGACTAGGAGAACTGCATTGGGAAGGCCCGATAGACCCAGTCTGAGCAAATGGACTGATTGTTCTTGTATTTtttaggcctttttttttttgtttttttgtaaagatgGCAGTattgttgctatttttttaaaatcatgttttcccagtttaaaatattattaggTGTGGGAAGAATAAAAAGATGTTactatttttttgtgtgtctgtttctcaGGTTTCAGTAAATTAGTTATGTAAATGCAGATCACTTGGGTTGTTTATTTTAAGGGTTTGCTGTTGagaatcaataataataataataataatgataatgataataacaataataaacccTTAAACTCATTTAAACCCTGTTTTTAATGACATAACTTCCATCaaactacaaaatatttacagatctATTTATTGTAGTTTATGCACCATTAAGAGTATTTTTTTGGTCTGTCTGCACAAATATTTACTCTCAGCCTAGCATAGTTACCTACATGCTTCTTAACAATTAACTCTGTtctttctggggaaaaaaaaaacaacagaaagggACTTGCCTCAGgtccccagtggctcacctaTTTAAAGCCCTACCGCTTATAGAGTGCAGGGTGAGCCTTCAAGCATGATTTGAATCCTGTTAGTGTGGTCAATGGGATGGGTATAGTTCACCTCATTGTGCTTTGTAcggggttcagtagcttggtaacatcccGTTTGGCAGGTGAAACCGAGACTACTTTGCCTACCAAATTGAGGTCTCCTGTTGATTTTCCTGATCAGAAAGTGATCTAAAATGATCTGGTGTCAGCAAGTCTGCACTCAACAGACCAGTTATTCCAAGAGTTATTCAGTTACAATTAACATTATCTGTAGGTCATCTACTGATTACTTCTGATGCAGGAAAATGAGTTTGGAGGGGAGCTTTTTTTAAGTCGCCTAACCACTTTGGGAAACCTTTTCAACAAGGTTGTTTTAGCTGGGTGCAAAGTAACTGTAGTCTCCCTACCTTTACTGATGTCAAATTATCTTAATTTATATaccatgttttgtatttatttagttattgttgAAATTAACACACATTCTACtgcttttgttaaatatttgtagACTGTTGCATAAAGCAATAAAAATGGGTTTACTAAGCTgagtactttttattatttttgcaaaagCTTGTTAGTTTGTGAATGTTAATATAAATAGAGGAGCACCCAGATAATGCCTTACAAAATGAAATCAGAACCTAAACCCATTCTCAGAGGATACattgatgattattatttttttatttaaatgaatctCCTGTGAAAAGAATATAGTTGAGGTGTATGCATGTCAAAATACCTAGAGAACCACTTCTCATAAAACTTGGCATTAACATTTAGTGCAAGCTTTTGAGAGTACTGTATTCTGGGGGTGTCACACATTTTGCATATCTGGATAATTGCAAATTGTCATGAAACTACTTCAATTTTTATTCTCTTATTATGTACATACTGTCAGTCATGGTTATCAACTTGTTCATCATACTGAGAGCTGTAAAATATGTAGTTGATAGGAGATGGATGTTGCTGACAGTTGTTGAAGTAGTTTGAAGTGGGGTACACAAATCAATTCATCGAAACCATCACTTCcacacacccttttttttttagcatcatgACCAAGTCTCCGTGAACTACATCCATTGTGGACTTGAGAGTCCATTAAGTGCACTAGAAGAGTGCTTTtatctatatgtatatacaaGCATCTCCTTATACAGCAGGTTTTGATTAGTCTCATTTGTACCAtatgtaaaaaaatgcaattagtaCATAATAGCTGGTATAAATGGTTTGCGTCATGAATTGTTCCAGAAAGTTTTAACCCATCTAACACAACGCACCGAATGTTTAACATGACAGATTTGTTTGACCTCCACATCCCTGTAAGTTCTAGGTTTAGAAATAAGGAGATTGTAATTCATTGCCCTCTCACCATTTAGTAAAATCTGCAGTCAAAGTGTAGATTTAATAGCCAAAGCATGAAACCCAGTATCAGCCAATTCAggagtattttaataaaaattaatcaTGCTCTTTTAATGTCTAGATTTAAGCCTGTCTAACCCCACCCAACAATTCATTCATTTCAAATCAATACTAAAACAAAGTCATGGGATATTGTTTGTGCCCAGTGGTTTATTCTGTTTCTATATAATGTGTGAAAagctgagaaataaaaaaaaaaaaaaaaaaaaaaaaaaaaaaaaaatatgaaatcagGTCAAACTGGATATTGTCAAACCATAATAGCCCCATGGCTTTTTCTTTCATGAAGCAAAAACACCAGAAATTCTCAAAAAGGCAAGGTTAACACAGCATGGGATGCAACAGCAGACAATGTGTGAATCTCAGGATCAAACCCAGGACTTTTACTGACGTCAAGTAGCTCAGAATGTAGTCTTCACGCCAGCATGTTTCCAAAGAGAACCTTCAACTGCAATTCAGGCCAAAAAGCATGTAGTGTGGGTCAAATGAGTTTTATTACAACAccacaaacaatttaaaacaattcctCCACTCCAAAACAGAGCTCACGATACCAGTCCATTTTTGTGTGCCAAATTCTTGATAAGCAGCCAGTTATGATGAAAGGAACAAGAGTGGATGTCCTGCAGCATTACTGAAAGCAAAAGCAGACAACACACATTCCCTTTAATAATTGTGCAAAATGCAAAACCATCCAAAATTGTAGTACGctacttctttttttatataatatataaaaatgctgcaTAACCTCCTTGATCAATTAGccgcctcgctaaataaatattaggctacgagagtaatggtACTGGCAGCAAGTGCTGGGTCAGCAGTGGAAGCAGCTTTAATCAGTGTGTTCCCCTTTGAGACGGGCTGCGTGTAGCAtttacatttgcttacttttaaagcaaagaatttCTCCATGTTTAATGCagtttgagtgtttttgtttactaACCTATTTATGCATGTGCACATGtcattttctatagatgttctTAAATCTGACTTGCATATCTGCCTATATCCGAGTCCACAAGGGTTCAGATATGCGACATTGTAATACTCAGTCTAATTTTAGTATGAGTATTAGAAGTCACAAGACATTACAGCCAAAATGTGAACAAAAGGCTTTTTATACTGTCTTCCCCAACTCAATCCAAGctgccacaaaaaaaaagcagattgaaAAAGAAAGGAATTTGATCTTGCATCGCTGTGCAAACCAAGAAGCCACTGCATTTTGCTTCAGGTCTATCAGTGGATGCATGTTGTCTTCTATTTTATAGCTTAAAAAACAGGGTTCTAGCTTGGGTCTGATCGTGTTCGCTATATATTAATGGTGTGTGCCAGAATCTGAATGAAGCCTATTGTCACCTATAACCTGCATAATTATACTACTGGATACTGTGGCACAAATGTAATTCAAAGTCCATTAAACATTGTACAATAAATTTTGGCATTTCAAACCATTGCTTAATTATATAAAAGAGTGAATGCTATTTGAACCTACATGTAAAGGCTTGAAACAAATTAATCTCCATCACTGATATGGTGATACTTCGTTTTTACATGCCTCTACTGAGCAAATCTTGATCGCCTAATGAAATAAGCAGCCAGATTTGTATTAGATTACCTCCCTCAAACTCAGACAAGTTACTGTCTTATTTAAAATCAGAAGGCAATTGCACTGGGTACTTTGTGTTAATTGTAACAGGACCGTTGTCAGTGTTAACGAGGCTCGATGTTCCAGGTAAATACTCAAGTACAGTTTACAATCTAGTCTTACACTTAGTGCTTTGGCCGATCAACATTTAGTTAGTGCCCCTATGGCATGGAATATTCTAGACTAGTGTCCAGGGATATGATATAACCCAAAATGTATCAGCAAAACACAGAATGAGGACCAAGATTAGATTTATTGAGTCGGTTCTAAGAAGTAAGAAAAGTGTAAATGTTTCCGATTACAGATTGAATGTAGGAGAATTTTTAAAGAGGTGTTTTTAATGATGTGAAATGACCGCtgtgtttctggtcatcttgccaggacacccttgtaaaGCAAAGCCTTGTCTCCATGGGTTTTTCcttggttaaagaatgaataaattaatGTTTCAACTTACACATTTCTCAAGTTCCAGACCATCCTTGAAGAACAGAATGTATGGGGTGACCCCATCCTCACGGTAGTCTAGGAAGCCCACCATTCCTTCCGGGTTCATTGATTCGCCTGTGTAAAACTAAgaccaaaacaaaataccttCAGGTTTCTACTCAGCTAGGAGTCAAACTACATTTAGAATACAGCAAGATGCTCAGATATTGGTGTTATTTTCACAGGATTTAATCCTCCAAAGGTGTCCTAAGTTATTCATCACAGCAACTTTTCAGTATTTGCATGATAAGTGAAGTGACAGCTCTTACCTGATAATTCTTTAAGTTTCCAAGAATAGTTTTAACTTGTTCTGAAGCACCAGTCATAAATGGTTTCACTCTGTCTGGTGCAGTCTCCTCCAGTTTTGCTTTGATTCTGTCAAAAGAAATCTGTCAAACATCCCTGCCACATCTGTCAATTAAATTACTTTAGCATATCTTAGTTAATCTGAATTTTTACCATGTACCATCCATCATAAGgcagcaatacaaataaaatctgatCTCTCAGATTCCAATACTCCACTTGTGACATTTGTCTTTGCAAGATGAGTCAAAAtgtggataagcagttctccagatatactgtacagggttaGAAACCTCACACTAGCCTTGCACAGAGTCCTGGGTTTTAAACTACCATCAATGAAGACTATTTAAAATGATTCATGAGCAACTCCCAATAAAATCAACTTACAGACACAAGATACTAAATCCGATGCCAGTCATTGTGTTTAATGTAGAGAAAATACATTGGAAATAACAGTGCTGCCATGCAGTCAGAAGTAGTTAATCTGCACCAAAAGTAGCGTAAGTTTAGTAAACATCTTCCTATCCTCATTTTTACTGGGGATGTCTTCCCTTATTCAATCTGAACTGCTACATGAAAGCACACAGAAAGCGCAGGGAAATTGATCTAGCATCATTATCTAAACCCCAAAGAAGCCACTTTTCACTCTGCTCCGGGTTTGTCAAGAGATGCAGGAGACTTCAGCACTTCCAACTTTTCCCAGACTCATTGTGACCGTCAAGAAAGACACTTACGCCTTCATGTAGTCTTTGATGTACTGTTTGAACGATTCCTTGGTGAAGCCCGTTTCTGACAGCTTGTGGTTTAAAACAATGTCTACTCCACTGACTGTTGAAGATTCTGTTCCCTCTTCCTGAACCTCTGCTGAGGCATTGCCACCGATAAGAGAATCATCAATGTCCCCAAGTGTTCTGCTGACAATCTGAAACCCAAGGAGATGGCATAAGATCCAAGCAACATGAACTGTTGCAAAAGCAGCAGACTGCTTGACTAGCTTCAGCTTATTTTAACTCAATCAATAGCACTTTTGGTCCCTTGGAAAATGtttcaaatttcaaaatgtaCTCCCCTATTCAATCCGAGTTGCTATGAGCCAAAAGCACACAGAAAGCGCGAGGAAATTGATGTTGCATCATTATTCAAAACCCAAGAACACTTGATTTGCTCCAGGTGTGTCAAAAGATGCAGTAGTGGTTAGTAGAGGATGGTGCCCAACATACATTTAATATTCTTAACACTCACTGCTGTTCACCGTTAGGCATTTGGAAGTGCAGGCGTGGGGCGATGGTGACCAGACTACTGTAAAAGCTAGGCAGAAATGATATGGACTCCCGTTATCTAACTTAACTCAGTATTGCTTACTCCATATTCAAACTGAATCATCCCCTGCTAACTGCTCTATATGAATCCCAAAAAAGATGCATGACAACGGAAGTGATGATGACTCACTACATTCTTTTTCTATTGTTTGTACCAGTGACTCGAAACATCGGATAGAAATCTCCGCCCTGCATCGCTTTGTTTTGTCCTAGGGTACAGCGCTTCAGTCCTTTAATTTACATGCTGTAACTTAAAACAAAACTAGGaagtttacaaaaaagaaaaaacactttaccTTTCCCTCCACTTCATAGCAGAGGCCATTGGCGGATTCTTTGATTTTGTAGATGTCGGAGAACATCTCATCTCCTGCAGGAAGAGAAATCCGAACAATTAAAAAGGCTGggacaacaaaaccaaaaataaataaatagaggtaAAAACTGCGATACGCAATATAGTCGGTAAACAAGATACATTTTCACAACTTCAGAAGTCTATTTCAGATCCAGCTCCTATATTAGCATGTACCTACACCCGGCTTGGTTATGTTTCAGTAGAAAGTTTGGTAACATACCACTTTCATACAGATACTCCAATATATTTACACAAACGTTACTCAGCTGATCGCTGGCTTATTAAATGTGTGTAGTGTGAAAATTAAGATCTAGTAGTCGCACTAGTTTGTAAAAGTATGACGCGACAGTACAGCCCAGACTAGTACTTCAGTAAGGAGTATAAAGTATGACTACAGCCACCACCCATAGCTTCGGCCTAGACTGGAGTGTGAAATGGCTCTGCACCGTTACATTACATAACCTGCTCAAAGAACTTTTAGAACAACACAATGCAAAGCTTGAGTTATAACAAGCGAGCTCGAATAGATCTCCGAAACACCCCTCAACCGGCGGCTACCAACAAACACAGACACCGGACCATCCCAGCCAATCTCACAATAGACTACCGCTAATCTACGGCCTAGCTAGGCCTcggcacacacacaaaaaatcgcaattaaaccaaaaaaagtgGATCATTTGACCGAAAGAGTGTCTCAGATTCTGAAATGGCAGAATATTGGTTCCCAAAAGAAGCGCGTACTTACCGCTGATGATATCCTTGTAAATGATCATTCTGGCGGATTGCGTCGATCGGTCTCACAGGAGACGAGCTCTACCCTCGAGGAGGCACTGAGTAGAAAAGGACTGCGCTGCGCTTTTCCGCCCCTTAGATAGGACCACAAGCAAAACGTCACCACGCCTAATTCGGTTACGTTTTACGCAGATGGCGTTAACGATTTCGATGCGTCCTGTTGAAGCATGTCTCCTCCATCTACAGCTATAGTTCTGTAATGTCTGTTGCCTTGGTTACATTGCCCTGGTAATACAGCACACCAAAAGGAGATGTGGCAACGTTTTAGTGGCGGTGCTGCTGTATTCCTATACGGTACGCTAAGCAACCATAACAAAAAAGTGACAAATAAAAGTGTAAACTACGGTATGCAGATATAGAATGCACACCTGGTTACACAAACCCGATGCAGTTATTCTGTAATTAAGTCCTAGGCGCAGTGGACGTGCTAAATCTGAATGTACTGGTGTAGTGTGGGCGTCCGCAGACAGGTGCAAGGGCT includes the following:
- the LOC121328142 gene encoding translationally-controlled tumor protein homolog → MIIYKDIISGDEMFSDIYKIKESANGLCYEVEGKIVSRTLGDIDDSLIGGNASAEVQEEGTESSTVSGVDIVLNHKLSETGFTKESFKQYIKDYMKAIKAKLEETAPDRVKPFMTGASEQVKTILGNLKNYQFYTGESMNPEGMVGFLDYREDGVTPYILFFKDGLELEKC